One Anthonomus grandis grandis chromosome 13, icAntGran1.3, whole genome shotgun sequence DNA segment encodes these proteins:
- the LOC126743877 gene encoding bystin — translation MGKTKRSKPSEAANKVPLEQDIYDSKFAKAKMRNKVRLRQAEEEQYVDSSLSRKILSAAREQQRELEDGVEGSPSNSKKIPAAIKLGNDDHSDSESDNNEEDLLEPDTFYENIEINEEDEKAMEVFMSKNPLPRRTLADIIMEKITEKQTELDTHFSDAGSLQMQDLDPRVKAMYEGVRDVLRRYRSGKLPKAFKIIPSLRNWEQILYITDPPSWSAAAMYQGTRIFTSNLKEKMAQRFFNLVLLPRIRDDLAEYKRLNFHLYQALRKALYKPGGFMKGVLLPLLESGNCTLREAIIVGSVIARNSIPMLHSSAAILKIAEMDYTGANSIFLRIFLDKKYALPYRVVDALVFHFLRFERDQRELPVLWHQAFLTFVQRYKADISSEQRDALLELLKKQNHHTITAEIRRELQNAKCRDAEDAEPKMDME, via the exons atgGGGAAAACTAAACGTAGCAAGCCGTCAGAGGCGGCCAATAAAGTGCCCCTGGAACAAGATATCTACGACTCAAAGTTTGCCAAGGCTAAAATGAGGAATAAAGTCAGACTGAGGCAAGCAGAGGAGGAACAG TATGTCGACTCTAGCTTATCGAGGAAAATCCTATCGGCAGCCAGAGAACAGCAAAGGGAATTAGAGGATGGGGTTGAAGGTTCACCCTCGAACAGTAAGAAAATTCCAGCTGCAATAAAGCTTGGAAATGATGACCATAGTGATTCTGAATCTGACAATAATGAG GAGGATTTATTAGAGCCCGACACATTTTACGAAAACATAGAAATCAATGAGGAGGATGAAAAAGCGATGGAAGTATTCATGAGTAAGAATCCTTTGCCTAGACGTACATTAGCTGATATCATTATGGAGAAAATAACAGAAAAACAAACTGAATTGGACACACATTTTAG TGATGCCGGTTCATTACAAATGCAAGACTTGGACCCCAGAGTAAAAGCCATGTATGAAGGTGTAAGAGACGTTTTAAGACGCTATAGAAGCGGTAAACTACCCAAAGCCTTCAAAATTATCCCTAGCCTAAGAAATTGGGAACAGATCTTGTATATAACAG ATCCCCCAAGCTGGTCTGCGGCCGCCATGTACCAAGGCACCAGGATTTTCAcgtcaaatttaaaagagaaaatggccCAGAGGTTTTTCAACTTGGTACTGTTGCCTAGGATAAGGGACGACTTGGCAGAGTACAAAAGGTTAAATTTCCACCTCTATCAAGCCTTAAGGAAAGCCCTGTATAAGCCCGGAGGATTCATGAAGG GTGTTTTACTGCCGCTACTAGAATCTGGCAATTGCACCTTAAGAGAGGCGATAATAGTGGGATCCGTTATAGCAAGAAACTCGATACCGATGTTGCATTCGTCAGCTGCCATTTTAAAGATAGCCGAAATGGATTATACTGGGGCCAACTCGATATTTTTAAGGATATTCTTGGATAAGAAATACGCGTTGCCCTATAGGGTCGTGGACGCCCTGGTTTTCCACTTTTTAAGGTTCGAACGGGATCAGAGGGAGTTGCCGGTGCTGTGGCACCAAGCTTTCTTGACTTTCGTACAGAGATACAAAGCGGATATTTCTTCAGAGCAACGAGACGCACTATTGGAACTTTTGAAGAAACAAAATCATCACACTATAACGGCGGAAATTAGGCGAGAGCTACAGAACGCCAAGTGTAGGGACGCGGAAGATGCCGAACCCAAAATGGACATGGAGTAA